The following coding sequences are from one Melospiza melodia melodia isolate bMelMel2 chromosome 2, bMelMel2.pri, whole genome shotgun sequence window:
- the VSTM5 gene encoding V-set and transmembrane domain-containing protein 5: MGPLQGPRGRSAVVGTVTLCLAAGWALQTPGGVSLVVPQPNINATVAQNILLSVEYSCRGVATIEWKHVSSWGTTSIVEWRSGNSANISTVYKDRVTTFENGSIQLRNVGMRDAGYYFVTVMEEHGTNAYGTIIVNVYEIIYEDLHFVAVLFTFLAAVSAILICFMWLCNKSLHLFQKKTTHKLTASTTEEIELETIEC; the protein is encoded by the exons ATGGGACCGCTGCAGGGCCCTCGAGGCCGGAGCGCCGTCGTGGGGACCGTCACCCTCTGCCTGGCCGCCGGGTGGGCTCTGCAGA CTCCCGGAGGAGTATCCTTAGTGGTCCCACAACCCAACATCAATGCAACAGTGGCACAAAACATCCTCCTCTCAGTTGAATACTCTTGCCGAGGCGTGGCCACCATTGAGTGGAAGCATGTGTCAAGCTGGGGCACCACCAGCATTGTTGAGTGgagaagtgggaattctgccaACATATCCACAGTCTACAAGGACAGAGTGACTACTTTTGAAAATGGCTCTATACAGCTTCGGAATGTGGGCATGAGAGATGCTGGCTACTATTTTGTCACTGTAATGGAGGAGCATGGAACCAATGCCTACGGCACCATCATAGTCAATGTTTATG AGATTATCTATGAAGATTTGCATTTTGTAGCAGTTCTCTTCACATTTCTCGCTGCAGTATCTGCCATTCTAATCTGCTTCATGTGGCTGTGTAATAAATCTCTGCACCTATTTCAAAAGAAGACAACACACAAACTAACAG CAAGTACAACAGAAGAAATTGAACTGGAAACCATTGAGTGTTAG